The region GTTACATTGGCATGGATATCTCAAAAAGTAGTATTAAGTTTTGCAACAATCATTATAATGCTGATAATCTAAAATTTATCCATGGAATTGCAGAATCGATTCCATATGAAGATAATTCATTTGATTTTGTTGTGAATGTAGAGTCAGCTCGCGCTTACAGCGATATGCAAGCGTTTTTCAATGAAGTATATCGGTTGCTCCGGCCCGGAGGGAAACTACTGCTTGCAGACATGATCTACCCGCACGAACTCGAAAACTTCAATAAGCGAATCGATAAGGCAGGGTTTAAGCGTATTTCAGAAAAAGATATCTCGAGCAATGTTGTTGCAGCCCTCGATAAAGATTCAGAAAGAAGGGAACACCTTATCAACACAAAAATACCAAAATTCCTGCGTAAATCATTCAAAACCTTCGCCGGTACTGTGGGGACTTCCCGCTACAATAATTTTGCAAGCGGAACTTTTCAGTATTGGAGTTATATGCTCGAAAAATAGCAGATTAACGCCCAGTATTCACTAAAGGAATTAGTTTTTTTACCAGTTAGCTTTATAGGTGAACCAGCTCAAAAAACCAAAGCACCAGTGGAAGCATAGCTGAAAATTTTTCCGAATTGTGAGAGTTGTATAATTTTTGTTTCTTTGATTGGGACAGTAAGTTTTGTAAAATTCTATCCTTTCAATAATAAATTTAAACATCTGTAACAATTTAATGTAAGGATATCAGGAGGCGATTATGGAAGATCAGAATAATTTGTATGATAAATTGAAGAAGATGATTGGCGATAAATCAGCCAATATAAATATCCTGCAGGAACAGATAGATGTAAAACTGCAGATGAAATATTTTCAAAGAGCTAAAGACATTAAAAAGACACTCGACAAAGAATACGATTATCTGTCGGAGGTCAACAAACTTTACGACCCGGAAGTACCAACCGAAGAAAAGCAAGACCTTATATGCGCCCTGGCCTCTTTTGACAAAGTGGATTATTACCGGGCTTTGGAAAAATATAAAGCACATGCAGAAGAAGAGATGCAACCCTGGGTAACCCTTGGCCTGCAAGAGAGCCGCATGCTTATTGAGAGTGAATTGCTCGATGAAAAGCAATTATTTGTTTCCACCGGACTCGGAGGTAAAGGTACCAACCTCCGCTATTTTGTGGTGCTGATTAATAACGATGATGAGCACTATACCGATGTACAGAAAGAATTGATAGGAAAAGAGTTTGAATACACCATAAAGAAAAATGGTGGTGAACTGGAAGAGGTGCATTTCGAAGAAAAATTTGCTATGCTTACCTGCCTGTTGCCCATTGAAAAACCTGTTCAGGAAATACTCAGCAACACAACCAAAGAGTGCAATAGTTTTGGAAAATTTATTCACGAGCATTTTCTCATTACAAACGTAAAGAAAATGACCACTGATGAGATCAAAGAATTTCTGGAATCGCAGGCCAAAAGCGATGAATTTACGATCGACCTCGATCAGAACGATAATCCCGACAATGAAATTGACAATATAGACCCCAAACCAGAATAATTAAACAATAACCCAACAGCCCGAACCGTGCAGTTTCAATTAATTAAAATTAGGTTTCTTCAAAGCTACAGGGCTTTGAGAGATATGGGAATTGCCCGGGCGCTGTTTCTTGTGCTGGTCTTATCTTTCGTGGTTTTTATTGTTTATAACGCTGCCAAACAGCACCCGGCATGGCTCATTGCATTTTACGGATTATTCATTGCACTGACACATTTCAAAAGAAGTGACAGAAAATTTCTGCAAAACTATATCAGGTATGATGGTATACTCATGACCGCCGAGTACACAATTGTTGCTGCACCTCTTATAATTTCACTTATCATACACCAAAACTTTTTACATTTAGCAAGCTTTCTATGCGCCATATTTGCATTAAGTTATTTGCCACCGATGCAAAACAGGCAACGGAGGACCAACATCTTAACCTCAAAAATACCCAAACAGGCTTACGAATGGAAAAGCGGGCTTCGTAAAGGCTCCCTGATTATTGTAATTATTTATTTTGCAGCTATGGCCACGAGTTTCCATCCTGCAGCCATACCCATATCGATATTTATTTTAAGTGTATTACCGCTGGGCTTTTATGAAAAATGCGAACCATTACATATGTTACTGGCTGCTGAGATGCCGCCGGGTGCTTTCTTGCTGCACAAAATAACCACGGCACTAAAAATATACAGTCTGGCCCTATTACCGCTTGTTTTGATTTATCTGATTTTTAACCTTCAATATTGGTACATTCCCATAATTGAAGTCATTATTTTTTCAATAATAATTGTGTACATGGTTATGCTCAAATATGCCTTCTATGTGCCCAATGAAAAGAGCGCTGCAAGTCAGGTATTTCTGAGCCTTGGCGTTTTAAGTATTTTTATTCCGGTATTGCTGCCGCTGATGCCCGTTCTGACAGCCTATTTTTACAACAAAGCCCTTAAAAACCTAAATCCACTGATGTATGATTATCATTAAATCACTTACCCTGAAATACGGTAAAAAGACAGTTATAGATAACCTGTCTGTACAATTTGATGCAAATAAAATTCATGGCATAGTGGGCTTAAACGGAGCAGGTAAAACAACCCTCTTAAATGCCATATTCAGGATTAAAAAACCGGCTGCAGGGCATATTTATTGGAACGAAGCAGAAATTTCGCGCAAGCAAATCAGTATGCTGCCTACCGAACCGTTTTTTTATGACAATATTACCGGTAAAGAATACCTGGACATTTTTCAGGAGCCCAACTTTGAACTCAACAAGTGGAATGCTCTGTTTAAACTGCCATTAAAAGAAATTACTGACACCTATTCGACAGGCATGAAAAAAAAGCTGGCGCTTATGGCGGTAATAAAACAAAATAAACCCATCATGATTCTGGATGAACCTTTTAACGGGCTTGATCTGGAAACAACCAGAATTGTGAGGTCAATACTCCTGCAGATGAAGTTACAGGGAAAAACCATCATTATTACTTCGCATGTAATGGAAACACTTACAAATTTGTGTGACAAACTCTATCATTTAAGCGAAAAAAATATCCTGGAGCAAGCAGATAAAAGTAATTTTGATACATTTGAACAATCGCTTTTTCAAAACATTGAAGAGAGAAACAAAACAGCATTTAATGACCTATTCGGCCAGTCGGAACATAATTAGACCATTATTTACAGCAGTTATAATTGCTTTAACAGCATTTTTACTAACCTCTGCATGTGGTACGGCAAATCTTTATCAGAAACTCGATAAGAAGTACGAAAAGGCTCAATACGAAAAAGCGCTCAAAAAGGCCAATCGCAGCATCCAGAAAAATCCGGCCGACCCCACCCCACTCTATTTCAAATCACTGCTCCACACACACTATTACAGCCAATCGAACAACCCGGAACACCTGGAGCAAGCACTCACCTACCTCGACCGCGCAAGACGAAAAAAAATACCACAATACCTGAAAGAAGATATTCAGCGGTTAACCGATCAATTAGTCGAGACAGCCAATAACGATATTTCAGAAATAGAGGATAAGGCCGGACCACTGACCAGCCAGAAAATACACGAACTCAGGCAGCAACTCGAACAGGCTCCCCGCATAAAACTAGCCACGGCAGAAATACCCCAATCGAACACTACCGCTAAAAAAGTGACTCCTAAAGAGTTGGCAGGGATGCGGAAAACAATTGTAGAAGAAGCCCAGAAGCACATTGGCACATCCTACAGGTACGGAGGCACCACCACCCGGGGATTCGATTGCTCCGGTTTTACAGGCTATGTTTTTGCCGAAGCAGGTATTAATTTGCCCCGCACAGCTGCCCAGCAGGCTGTTTCAGGCAGAAAAATCAGAGAAAAAAAGGCCCAACCCGGCGATTTGGTTTTTTTCACAAAAAATAAATCAGGCGGTAATGTGAACCATGTAGCCATCATTCTCGATACCGATAACCATGGAATAAAAAAAGTTATACACAGCACAAGTCGCGGTGTTATTATCGATGAGCGTACAGATGGCTCCTGGAAAAGTTATTGGCTACCCCGCAAAAAACATATAGCCAGTTACATCGCCGATTAAGCAGCCAAAATTCCATGACCACAGCAACGCTATAACCTTCTGAACCAAACCGAACGATGTATCCTGTTCAATGATTTACGCACAAATAACGCTTGCTTTTTTAATTTGGTTTAATGTACACAATGCATAAATTTGTAATGAAACAAAAAAAACATATTAAATTGAATAAAAAACTTCTGCTGGCGCTGTTTGCCATTTCTCCATTTTTAGGGTTTACCCAGGATACCATAAGATTATTTGATTTCAGCGATCGCTCAAATTATATACTTTCAGGCGGCTATATCGGCCAACAAAAAACAATCGACGAAGGTGTATCGCCATTGTTGTATGAAGGGCTGAATTATGGAGGGATGCTGGGTTATCGGTCCGAAAAAATGAACAGGATATGGGACATGGAAGCATCATTTGGCATGAGTTTTCAGGGCAGCAATGCGATAAACGATTTGGGATATTTTACCACCTACAACATCGATATTGCAACGGGCTACCTTTGGAATCCTGATCCACAGCAAAAGTTGCCATTTAATGTCTTTGCAGGCATCAATGCAACCTATTTAATGCGCATGCGATTCAATGAGCAACTATTTAATGCATCGTTTGGTTACGATGTTTTAACCGGTATTGGTCTCTCCGGTCAATTGAGTAAAACACTACATCTGAAAGGTTTCGAAATTAACTTGTGGCGCTGGCAGGTAAAATACTTACCACACCGTGTAACCTTTGAAACAGCCTTCGACATTCCGCTTGGCTTTGTTTACCTGAGGCCGACCTATGTGGTCATCGAAAATTTTGTTGATGGAAGAACAGATCCATATGATGTAGAGCGCAGTAAAACCACAGGAATTGGTCGTGCACTGCTTTTAAATTTCAATACAGGCATAAACTACCATTTGCGAAACAACAACATTATTCGTTTTGGTTATATCTGGAAATATTACAAAATAGATCCCGGTTACAGCCCCGTACATGGCGCTCAGCATTTATTTCAACTAATTTTCAAGTTTAAACTAAACAAAACGGCTCATGAATAAACATTCATTCAGTTTCGGTACAATCATAATGGTGGTGCTGTTCGGGTTGAGCAGTTGTGAAAAACCTTTTATGGACGGTGATCCTGATTACAATCACAGGGAGAACTTTGAATATTTATGGAACGAGGTTGACCAAAAATACAGCTATTTCGATGTTAAAAACATAAACTGGGGCGAAGTATATACCGAATATTCACCACGTGTAAATACGAACATGACCAACGAAGCATTTTTCAACCTAATGTTCGAAATGTTGGGCACATTAAGAGACGGACATGTAAATTTACGTTCATCGTTTAATGTTTCGAGGTACAATATTTCGTATGATGCACCAGAAAACTACAATGGCCGGTTACTTGAAGATTACTACCTGGAGCCCAACGAACTTAATCATTTTGACCTGGCAGAACACTCTTACATAACAGGACCTCTAAAACATCAGTTATTTCCGGTAAACGGACACCTGATAGGTTACATTCAATATGGCTCCTTCAGCTACCCGATCAGCGATTATGATATTGATTACACCTTAAACCGCATGAGGCCAACCACAGGACTTATAATCGATGTGCGGCAAAATGGCGGCGGCGCAATCACCAATATATTTCAAATGATAAACCGGCTCACCGAAGAAAAGCATTATCTCTACGGCACGGTTATTAAAGACGGCCCGGAGCACGATGCCTTCGGCGAACTAATGAAAGTGTACAATGATCCGGAAGGAAGCATAAAATACACCAAACCGGTTGTCATCATTACCAACCGGAATTGCTATAGTGCCACAACCTTTTTTGCGGCAGCACTAAAAGCCTATCAAAATGTAACACAAATTGGCGACACTACAGGAGGTGGTGCCGGTGCGCCTCATGGTGGTCAGATGCCCAATGGCTGGTACTACCGCTTCAGCGTCACCCGTTCGGGCTATCCCAATGGTGACACCCTGTACGATTTTGA is a window of Salinivirga cyanobacteriivorans DNA encoding:
- a CDS encoding C40 family peptidase is translated as MTYSASRNIIRPLFTAVIIALTAFLLTSACGTANLYQKLDKKYEKAQYEKALKKANRSIQKNPADPTPLYFKSLLHTHYYSQSNNPEHLEQALTYLDRARRKKIPQYLKEDIQRLTDQLVETANNDISEIEDKAGPLTSQKIHELRQQLEQAPRIKLATAEIPQSNTTAKKVTPKELAGMRKTIVEEAQKHIGTSYRYGGTTTRGFDCSGFTGYVFAEAGINLPRTAAQQAVSGRKIREKKAQPGDLVFFTKNKSGGNVNHVAIILDTDNHGIKKVIHSTSRGVIIDERTDGSWKSYWLPRKKHIASYIAD
- a CDS encoding S41 family peptidase is translated as MNKHSFSFGTIIMVVLFGLSSCEKPFMDGDPDYNHRENFEYLWNEVDQKYSYFDVKNINWGEVYTEYSPRVNTNMTNEAFFNLMFEMLGTLRDGHVNLRSSFNVSRYNISYDAPENYNGRLLEDYYLEPNELNHFDLAEHSYITGPLKHQLFPVNGHLIGYIQYGSFSYPISDYDIDYTLNRMRPTTGLIIDVRQNGGGAITNIFQMINRLTEEKHYLYGTVIKDGPEHDAFGELMKVYNDPEGSIKYTKPVVIITNRNCYSATTFFAAALKAYQNVTQIGDTTGGGAGAPHGGQMPNGWYYRFSVTRSGYPNGDTLYDFETGVPPDVYVNMDPSDEENGHDTMIDTAITLLISQSKK
- a CDS encoding ATP-binding cassette domain-containing protein; protein product: MIIIKSLTLKYGKKTVIDNLSVQFDANKIHGIVGLNGAGKTTLLNAIFRIKKPAAGHIYWNEAEISRKQISMLPTEPFFYDNITGKEYLDIFQEPNFELNKWNALFKLPLKEITDTYSTGMKKKLALMAVIKQNKPIMILDEPFNGLDLETTRIVRSILLQMKLQGKTIIITSHVMETLTNLCDKLYHLSEKNILEQADKSNFDTFEQSLFQNIEERNKTAFNDLFGQSEHN
- a CDS encoding class I SAM-dependent methyltransferase, translating into MTKIVEKFAELPKFLRRPLWQWWHRKMNEYDSDNTAKFMNYGYESLNGGARPELKDEDEVDRYCIQLYDHVVNKADLKGKIVLEVGSGRGGGASYISRYYIPESYIGMDISKSSIKFCNNHYNADNLKFIHGIAESIPYEDNSFDFVVNVESARAYSDMQAFFNEVYRLLRPGGKLLLADMIYPHELENFNKRIDKAGFKRISEKDISSNVVAALDKDSERREHLINTKIPKFLRKSFKTFAGTVGTSRYNNFASGTFQYWSYMLEK